The genomic window aagatttttcccgATTCAATGACCCCCTCGCCATACAGAAGTGTAGTCATACTTACCTGGCGTAGGGGACACCGTGATCACTCAGGCGGTTCCCCCAGGGCGAGACCCTCCCATTGCACTGCGGTCGGGTTGACCCTTGCGATTATCCCTAATGCGGATAACTCGGACGCGTTATTTTTGGTAGTGGGGACTGCGTACGCGCTGTCCCCCTCGGAAATACTGTAAAAATTGTCTACGTACAGTCACGCCAGAAAATATCGATGCGgaaaaagtgccaaaaatatgtatacaccaCCTtattgtccgtatcgatattttcagacgtcaCTGTACACAGAGAATCTTCCATCTCTCTCTCAAACGTATAAAACATGTATCCGTTTCAGGTGGTCCGTAACTGGGAGGACATGTGTCACGTGTGGGATTACACGTTCGGGCCCAGCAAGATGAATGTGGAACCGGCTGATACTAAGATACTGCTCACAGAGCCGCCCATGAACCCGACTAAGAACCGGGAGAAGATGATCGAGGTACTCCTGTAATctttaaataactattaaattaaaaaaaggtatatgaagggtacacggaaagaacatgtctagtcacttttttcggaaaatgagattttcattttaaaatgtagagctcttaataaactattggttatatattttgctaccactgtataatatatgtaacacaacttttttttagtaaaaaaaccggccaagtgcgagtcggactagcgcacgaagggttcagtaccattacgcaaaaaactgcaaaagaatcacgtttgttgtatgggagccctacttaaatatttattttattttatttttagtatttgttgttataccggcaacagaaatacatcatctgtgaaaatttcaactctctagctatcacggttcgtgagatacagcctggtgacagacagacggataacggagtcttagtattagggtcccgtttttaccctttgggtacggaaccctaaaaaggtatatGCCAAAAAGGTATATGgtatcaaataaaggaaaaactcaacgtcgtgtcgtatcaggctgtcaaagagaaggcagaggaccgcgaaacatggaaattgctccactgACAAGAGTCTTACTATTAAATatacgatgatgatgatgatttgtgccaatttttttttagggttccgtacctcaaaaggaaaaaacggaacccttataggatcactcgtgcggctgtctgtctgtctgttcgtctgtcacaggCGTCACAGTCCATTTTCTCCAAACTACTAGACCAGCTGaattttggtacacatatgtaaatttgtgatccaaagacggacatgtaacgtaaacaaatgtgacgttttcaaccaaaaggtaccacattgtcgcttgtcgttaaggttgatttcgaattgaagctatgtggaaatagcgccttattgacaaccgacaataagtacccttttggttgaaaatggcacaaatgaattttaaacgtgggggccacttttggggggtaaatgagaaaaaaaagttcTTTCAACTGTATCGTGTTTttcttttcgcgatttcgtggttggtctccTAGTAAAAGTCGCTccgtataatcccaaaacctccctggcaacggacatgcacttattttttagccaccctgtatataatacCGGTcacctactttaaaaaaaaaactgaaatttcaaagtcgcccctACATTTCAAAGCCACCCCGCTTTACGGTACTTTATTTACTTACAGGTGATGTTCGAAAAATACGGTTTCGACAGCGCCTACATCGCCATCCAAGCGGTGCTGACCCTCTACGCCCAGGGCCTCATCTCCGGGGTGGTGGTGGACTCGGGGGACGGGGTCACTCACATATGTCCGGTGTACGAGGAGTTCGCCTTGCCTCACCTCACGAGGCGGCTGGATATAGCCGGCAGGGATATTACGCGGTATCTCATCAAGGTAGGTTGTGTATAGatggatagatagataaaaactttattcatttcgacaacatatatatagtatagtcctccacatcgatttcgatgacggcgacctcaacaaTCAAGGCTTTTTCCTCTCATGAGCTCTTGTGTGGCTGGTcaggccaaacttgctcttaaaaCCTCTTTTACACCCACGACAGTAGAGTTGACCGGCCGTATTGTACGTAAGCCCGTATTGTGCAgagacctaagccctcctacgtgtataCGTTGGAGGGCTTAGGTCTgcacctaaatttaaaacaCCTTTTTTAACGTTCAATTTTGCTAGAGCACTTAACCGTTTTGTCAAGGAACCCTTGGTAACCAGTACCTATTGAAGATTATATGTTTACTTCAGATCGAagttttatttgagtcgtcgagacctgcacggcggctacacccaggggcccatttctcgaacggtattaaactaatattattagtccacgaactgtcaaatcgtatcgTTTCAAAAAATGGGGCCCAGTTGGCATGGCCTACATTCATAGCAGACTTCCTAAACATTAGAAGGTTCCCTAAAAACCGCCATcgtattttaaacattttacttGTTTCAGTTGCTCCTCCTTCGTGGCTATGCGTTTAACCACTCTGCCGACTTCGAAACGGTCCGAATGATGAAAGAGAAGCTGTGTTACATCGGCTACAACATCGAGCAGGAACAAAGATTGGCTTGGGAGACCACCGTGTTAGTCGAGCCTTATGTTGTAAGTATACCCTGCtagacaattttaataacaaaacttccgtgagacacagacatattaaatatattaataacgcgtcactcacgtattttaagtcgaaaacgctcgacatgtttcactccgtaccgaggagcgaggagggcggagggctgcggcccgcagtctgcgccggtccgtcaccgtcgacgcaagctcctgatgacgctcctcggtacggagtgaaacatgtcgagcgttttcgacttaaaacacgtgagtgacccgttattgatatatttaatataccctgctagaaattaagaaaacaaCCTATAATTaggcaataaatgattatcttatcttatctttaataTAATTGTTCAAGTCTCCCGGACTCCTAAGTTTTTGTATTTATCTCTAGTTACCAGATGGGCGCGTCATCAAAGTTGGTGGCGAGCGGTTTGAAGCACCGGAGGCGCTGTTTCAACCGCATCTCATCAATGTGGAGGGACAAGGCATCGCCGAGCTTGTTTTCAACACTATTCAGGTTAGTACTACTAGCGCCCTCTATTGGCGAGTAGTAAGATTCTTTAATGTTCAAATTAAGTTCTGCTAGCGCCCTCTAGTGACGAGTAGCATGACTTAAACCTTAAACCGGATTATATTGTGGTACCCGTGAACCGATGTGATTGTGAATCTGTTTTTGAGATTAGGCTTTTCGGAATATCAGGCAGATTGTGGGCTTGAACAGATGTTCCTACCCAAAATGATCTACATACCCCAGTTTGACCTAAATATACTCACCCCACTCCGTACTTGTTTTGTTTGATTGTAACTTTTGTTTGCTtactcaataaaaaaataaaataaaataaaaaattgcagGCGGCGGACATAGACATGCGCAACGAGTTATACAAGCACATCGTCTTGTCCGGAGGCTCAACTATGTACCCCGGCCTCCCCTCGAGGCTAGAACGCGAGATAAAGCAGCTCTACCTAGAGCGTGTACTAAGGAACGACACGGATAAACTCGCGGTTAGTGCTTTTGATTTTATATCTTATTTCCTTAGCATAAGGTGCATAATTGATTGGGCGCGCCAGTGTAACTGGTTTACTCAATttgccgctagatgtcgctgcgCTACTCCAGTGGAAATCGTacatcgcggtgttaagatttttcctgATTCAATGTCCCTTTTCGAACAATTTTGTCATGTTATCGCTTCTCGGCCTTTTGGCTAAGATCAAAGTGTAGTATCTGTTCTTTTCAGCTTAATATCTGAAAGTTCCCTCACTGAGGGACCAGTATATTAAACTGATTTTTGTAAACCGACGGGATGTTCGGGGCTCGCTCCACTCCCGTCACGGGTCGGCCCGGCATTGCAGTGCCGCCGGGATTGGCCCACAAATTTACTTGTAAATTCCGCTATAAATTGCTAACTACGGAGTACCATGTAGGCATGTATTTAGCCAAAAAGCGGTGCCGCCATTTGCATGACGGCCATCTTGACGGTGTCGTTAGTTTCGTGTTTCGTGAACGTTTTATTTGATAGCGATGAAGCCATTTCTatcattatattataggtattggGGTTTTTTTTGACCGGGCCGACGTGCAAAATGAGTTCCATCTCCAACTGGCGCAGCGAGGACGACGAAATTTAAAATGCACCTTCTGTACCATGAGATTTGAATAAATGATTGGTGGCCGACGGTGTGTTATTATGGCCGTGGAACTTTCCACGTGTCGTTACCGTAAAGACGGTCATCTTTTTGCGTCCGTAATATTACGGCCGCTATGACGGCACCGCTTTCCTAGGAAATCAGAGCTGTAACGCTCTTACGTCATACTTGCAGAAATTCAAGATCCGCATAGAGGACCCGCCGCGGCGCAAGGACATGGTGTTCATCGGCGGCGCCGTGCTGGCCGAGGTCTGCAAGAACAGGGACAACTTCTGGCTCTCGAGGGCCGAGTATCAGGAACAGGTATTACTTAAAATATTCTGGGATGGGGAAGGCCATTTGTCAAATCAAAATGAATTTATCTATACAAATAAGtttttcgaaattaaactatcgtatCGCTCACTAtcatttttagtcgcttttggcgacatgtttcggattcgtgttggcgattaaaaataatagtgaatgAAACCGTACCTAAATAAgttgaaataagtttttgacaaaaatatatttttagtacaaggttttatcgctgactgtacttatctttccacaggctactaatactcatcgagtcaattctaaaaaccccaaacacaatttccTAAATATCAATGGTCTTATTCTCGTTCCCGACTACCATTAAAATCTGTAAGGATGCAATTATTGaactttatttttgtttcagggTCTGGCGTGCTTACGAAAACTGGGACCCCGCGCAAGTTAATCCAAtgacaattaaattataatgtaaaaatGTATGATTCCTTTACTATTATTATGATTTACTTCATGTAGGATAATTTAAccgtattattttatataggaTGAGATTATTCCAATAACAATACTATTTAAAAACCTATCCACGTAAAATAACCATTTAAACCAAGCAAATTTCGctcaaaatattataaatttcacAAAAATGTACTTAGCATAGCAgatgcaaaaatataaaatgacaaGACATGTATTTGATAAAGACTGTTATTTCTTCTgcatttattgtatttaaaattatgtttatgtatagtgtgacatttttacaaattaatacgAAATCGTGTATagtctaaataaatataacaaataatatattcttttaatttatttacccgCAAATACCCGATCAAAAAGAAAAATGGTGGAAAGTAAGTAGAACAAAAATAGTAACTTGAGCTAGTTGGTTTTTGACGCTAATATCGAGTCCCGATTTCTCAAACTATCGACTCATAAAACTCAAATGATATAGCAGAATCGCGAGCGTAGCGAGTCACATTAaggtttataaataatgtaatagtGACGAGTACGGGGCTACAAGCTATTTTACTGGTGACCTAACACAAAAAACTTTGTTTTCTGGTTGGCATCAACAAATAATGGTAAGATTGGTATGTAATAAAAAACCGATTCGGtactaaacatttttattatgtataagaacaaatacagtgtaaatgttatatgtacatataaatacacataataggtTACACTTACGTAAATGCTAACGAAGTCTATTTTATTTCATGGAGTCGTGTATAAAAGTtacagtaaataataaaaatctactGTTAATTACAAAAGTTGGCAGTGGATCAATAAAATGGTTCAAAACTTTACATTTCATGTCTACTCACTACGTCTAGCGGACGTTTTGGAAAGCTAATGTATATTTAAGACGTTCGGCGCCACCTACattatacttttatttaataaaaaatatttagaaaaggcgaacttattgcCATAGGGTTTTTTTTAACCAGACGACCTATATGCAGGCTTATATAAGGAATGCGAAATATGAGAACACAAACACTTCGCTAGGATAgaaaatatctttcttcattcAAAGAAACTTTATTCTTAAAGATGTTTAAAATAGTGAGTTTTTTTTCAAAGCAAATTAAACTTACGTAGATAGACGGCGCTGTACGGCGCCATAAGTTTTGTGGAAACGAAATTAGCATAGAAATAGAAAAGTGCTTGACAACTTAGATACCCATATACAGgacagtacagcgccatctacgtcAGCTATTAAAGCGGACACAATAATCTGACCTACTTTACtcatttttaagtaggtacagtcgaagacaaacatatcgatccagacgaatggctcaaaaatatgtgaacacgactttattgtctaacttctaaggtgtaagagcgtacacatatttttgaaactgggaatgtatatatttttatgcccttgactgtatagTTTCTTTAGGAGAAAATTACATAGGAGTAAGTGGAACCGAACGTATTAACACTTTTATATTTGTCTGTACGTACTGCGTCTTAAATTATGTACTATGCTACTGTATCTGGCACGTTAtggcaaatatttattagttagaccagaaatatatgtatatacaaaaCAATTGATTATTTGAGCTATAATAGACATGTGCATTTGAAAAAGTGTATGGTAGTGCTCTGGTTCAATTCAAAATATAGACTACAAAGAGGCAAGTTAACAGAGAGCTCTATACAACGCCGCGAGCCTCGTATTTTGTAATTGGCGCTTTTACGTTCTCTATTGTTCTCTACTTGTCTTTAGTACTgcttattacttaattattattttttcaactaATTATATTGTCATAGAATTATCAGTTTTGTGTTTATAAATTTCTGTTTTCATACATGCTTTTAATCGTAATCGTctcttaaattaatattttctgtgaCCTTTGCTTTAAAAGGAAGACTTAGaaaaataatacgtaataaaaaaacataatattcgTTTATATTTATGAAACAGATGGAAAATACTAGGCTATTGACTGAAAACCCGGATTTCTACAACTAAATGCCATTGTACATACAAAATCATTTCAGTaacatttatgaataaataaataatctgtcTGGGTGTTTATTCACTGAATTACTTTACTGTTAAAATGCTATGCTCTGTActgagtatttaatttaattgttacaACTCAGAAATATTGACtaacaaaacatttattttaaacatataaaATATCTAACAAAATTTGGCACTAAATAAAAGCACGTGTTGAATTATTAATTTCTGcgattaaaaatttaataaaattcaagcCTCGGAAACAAAGTAACAGTATGAATATTTTAATaccaattataaatatttttcatattgatattaaaataaacacaagtataagtatatttaattttagtagtaaaacattgaataataaatgtgtcttaagtattaaaaaatctCATAATATACATTAATGTCGGTATGATAACCAGTGGATTtaacataattcataattttaacaaatgttCAAGTAATAAATACATAAGAGATCATTCAGTATGGATCTATAGgaatatagagttagaccaagaaaagtatgcaacgattttgatagcacacggagtgcaagtgttatttatacgtgaTAATGTCATAGaagattgacgtttaaaataacacttgcactgcgtgtgctatcaaaatcgttgcagacttttattGGTCTAACTTTAATTGTGTTAAGTGTCTGGGattacgttttatatttatagttggtcaaaccaatttgtcagtcagtaacaaccaggaaaattatactcatccctttcttttgggtgctag from Cydia strobilella chromosome 23, ilCydStro3.1, whole genome shotgun sequence includes these protein-coding regions:
- the LOC134751853 gene encoding actin-related protein 2 produces the protein MDDQGRKVIVCDNGTGFVKCGYAGSNFPAFIFPSMVGRPIIRAENKIGDIDVKDLMVGDEASQLRSMLEVSYPMENGVVRNWEDMCHVWDYTFGPSKMNVEPADTKILLTEPPMNPTKNREKMIEVMFEKYGFDSAYIAIQAVLTLYAQGLISGVVVDSGDGVTHICPVYEEFALPHLTRRLDIAGRDITRYLIKLLLLRGYAFNHSADFETVRMMKEKLCYIGYNIEQEQRLAWETTVLVEPYVLPDGRVIKVGGERFEAPEALFQPHLINVEGQGIAELVFNTIQAADIDMRNELYKHIVLSGGSTMYPGLPSRLEREIKQLYLERVLRNDTDKLAKFKIRIEDPPRRKDMVFIGGAVLAEVCKNRDNFWLSRAEYQEQGLACLRKLGPRAS